The Motacilla alba alba isolate MOTALB_02 chromosome 22, Motacilla_alba_V1.0_pri, whole genome shotgun sequence genome has a window encoding:
- the ANK1 gene encoding ankyrin-1, whose protein sequence is MAQAAKQLKKIKDIEAQALQEQKEKEESNRKRRNRSRDRKKKADAATSFLRAARSGNLDKALDHLRNGVDINTCNQNGLNALHLASKEGHVKMVVELLHKEIVLETTTKKGNTALHIAALAGQQDVVRELVNYGANVNAQSQKGFTPLYMAAQENHLEVVKFLLENGANQNVATEDGFTPLAVALQQGHENVVAHLINYGTKGKVRLPALHIAARNDDTRTAAVLLQNDPNADVLSKTGFTPLHIAAHYENLSVAQLLLNRGASVNFTPQNGITPLHIASRRGNIIMVRLLLDRGAQIETRTKDELTPLHCAARNGHVRIAEILLDHGAPIQAKTKNGLSPIHMAAQGDHLDCVRLLLQYSADIDDITLDHLTPLHVAAHCGHHRVAKLLVEKGAKPNSRALNGFTPLHIACKKNHIRVMELLLKTGASIDAVTESGLTPLHVAAFMGHLPIVKTLLQRGASPNVSNVKVETPLHMAARAGHTDVAKYLLQNKAKANAKAKDDQTPLHCAARIGHTGMVKLLLENNANPNLATTAGHTPLHITAREGHMDTALALLEKGASQTCMTKKGFTPLHVAAKYGKVDVAELLLAHDAHPNAAGKNGLTPLHVAVHHNNLEIVRLLLPKGSSPHNSAWNGYTPLHIAAKQNQMEVASSLLQYGASANAESMQGVTPLHLASQEGHADMVALLFSKQANGNLGNKSGLTPLHLVAQEGHVQVADVLVKHGVTVDAMTRMGYTPLHVASHYGNIKLVKFLLQHQADVNAKTKLGYTPLHQAAQQGHTDVVTLLLKHGASPNEISTNGTTPLAIAKRLGYISVTDVLKIVTEETDIPSVGDKHRMSFPETVDEILDVSEDEGTAHVTVMEEELIAPKPKTPDLRDQEGKREMLEFMTTTLEQTVESPAVLQVPCIPPETVVTRAEETEQVGPVETEAEQVSLLHAPSVSPQEPSKEFDEDSLIPSSPATETSDNISPVASPVHTGFLVSFMVDARGGSMRGSRHHGLRVVIPPRACAAPTRITCRLVKPQKLPAPPPLAEEEGLGSRIIALGPAGAQFLSPVIVEIPHFASYGRGDRELVVLRSENGSVWKEHRNRYEESYMDQLLNGMDEELESQEELDKKRVCRIITTDFPLYFVVMSRICQDCDMIGPEGGCLKSTLVPMVQATFPDTAVTKRVRLALQAQPVPDELVTKLLGNQATFSPIVTVEPRRRKFHRPIGLRIPLPPSWKDNPRDSGEGDTTSLRLLCSVIGGTAQAQWEDITGTTKLVYENECANFTTNVSARFWLADCPRTAEAVHFATMLYKELTAVPYMAKFVVFAKMNDAREGRLRCYCMTDDKVDKTLEQHENFTEVARSRDIEVVEGMPLHVELSGNLVPVKKAAQPRTFLFQSFRENRLVIPIKVRDSSREASGSLSFLRKAMKYEDLQHVLCHLNISIPPCTKGSGSDERRRTLTPLSLRERYSILSETSFGSLSSTDKADQKMVDIAEQLGLSWAELARELQFGVDDINRIRVENPNSLLEQSIALLNLWASREGKNVKIENLYTALRNIDRSEIVNMLEGSGRQSRSLKGSWRYTDRDYSLSPSQMNVLPGYASLQDELLSPASLHYTLPSPLRADQYWNEVAIMDAIPMAATEQDALMEMSDMQVWSSGLTPSLVTAEDSSLECSKAEDSDATSEGRFPGQLLADAHGPDHMGSMDLVEDDTVDSDAMNGLIPGCGGRMWAVLAQLLIALVLLAFFLVSCQNVMHIVRGSVRFLLKHAHRELDKELGESQGLADDEEALSARVVRRRVLLKGNEALHLPGEQVTEEQFTDDQGNIITKKIIRKVVRQLGPGDMGDRQEQEELILEGSLQEPQDLEAEDDHFMKYSILHRDGLGAKEEVRVRVPKPEVSGGRMGAQIVKRASLKRGKQ, encoded by the exons AATGGGCTGAACGCCCTGCACCTGGCCTCCAAGGAGGGCCACGTGAAAATGgtggtggagctgctgcacaagGAGATCGTCTTGGAGACAACGACCAAG AAGggaaacacagccctgcacatCGCTGCCTTGGCTGGACAACAGGACGTGGTCCGGGAGCTGGTGAACTATGGGGCCAACGTCAATGCGCAGTCCCAG aaagGCTTCACACCTCTCTACATGGCAGCGCAGGAGAACCACCTGGAAGTTGTGAAATTCTTGCTGGAAAATGGAGCCAACCAGAACGTAGCCACAGAG GATGGCTTCACTCCCCTAGCTGTGGCTCTCCAGCAAGGACACGAGAACGTGGTTGCTCACCTTATCAACTATGGGACAAAGGGTAAGGTGCgtctgcctgccctgcacatCGCAGCCCGCAACGACGACACTCGCACGGCTGCCGTGCTGCTGCAGAACGACCCCAACGCTGACGTCCTCTCCAAG ACTGGATTCACCCCTTTGCACATTGCAGCCCACTATGAGAATCTCAGTGTGGCCCAACTGCTGCTGAACCGTGGAGCCAGTGTCAACTTCACACCCCAG AATGGGATCACTCCCCTCCACATTGCTTCCCGCCGGGGCAACATCATCATGGTACGGCTGCTGCTGGACCGCGGGGCCCAGATCGAGACGAGGACCAAG gACGAGCTGACCCCTCTCCACTGTGCGGCACGCAATGGACACGTGAGAATTGCAGAGATCCTCCTGGACCACGGGGCTCCCATTCAAGCCAAAACCAAG AACGGCTTGTCGCCCATCCACATGGCAGCCCAGGGCGACCACCTGGACTGCGTGCGCCTGCTGCTGCAGTACAGCGCCGACATCGACGACATCACCCTGGACCACCTGACGCCCCTGCACGTGGCCGCCCACTGCGGGCACCACCGCGTGGCCAAGCTGCTGGTGGAGAAGGGGGCCAAGCCCAACTCCCGAGCCCTG AACGGCTTCACGCCCCTCCACATCGCCTGCAAGAAAAACCACATCCGagtgatggagctgctgctgaagacaGGAGCCTCCATTGATGCTGTCACAGAG TCTGGCCTGACCCCCCTGCACGTGGCTGCCTTCATGGGACACCTGCCCATCGTCAAGACTCTGCTGCAGCGTGGAGCCTCTCCCAATGTGTCCAACGTG AAAGTAGAGACTCCTCTACACatggcagccagagctgggcacacagaTGTGGCGAAGTACCTGCTGCAGAACAAAGCCAAAGCCAATGCCAAGGCCAAG gaTGACCAGACTCCTCTGCACTGTGCTGCACGCATCGGCCACACTGGCATGGTCAAACTCCTTTTGGAGAACAACGCCAACCCCAACCTGGCCACCACAGCAGGGCACACGCCCCTGCACATCACTGCCAGAGAGGGGCACatggacacagccctggccctgctggagaagggagcCTCACAGACCTGCATGACCAAG AAAGGATTTACCCCTCTCCACGTTGCAGCCAAGTATGGAAAGGTGGATGTGGCAGAGTTGCTGTTGGCACATGACGCCCACCCCAATGCAGCAGGGAAG AATGGCCTGACTCCACTGCACGTGGCTGTGCACCACAACAACCTGGAGATtgtcaggctgctgcttcccaagggcAGCTCCCCACACAACTCAGCCTGG aaTGGGTACACCCCCCTGCACATCGCTGCCAAGCAGAACCAGATGGAagtggccagcagcctgctgcagtATGGGGCCTCTGCAAACGCCGAGTCTATGCAGGGAGTCACTCCCCTGCACCTGGCTTCCCAGGAGGGCCATGCAGACATGGTGGCACTGCTCTTCTCCAAACAAGCCAACGGCAACCTAGGCAACAAG AGTGGCCTGACTCCTCTCCATCTTGTGGCCCAAGAGGGGCACGTGCAGGTTGCGGATGTTCTGGTGAAACATGGAGTCACAGTGGATGCAATGACCAGG ATGGGCTATACCCCGCTGCACGTGGCCAGCCATTATGGGAACATCAAGCTGGTGAAGTTTTTGCTGCAGCACCAAGCAGATGTCAATGCCAAGACTAAG ctgggctACACCCCCCTGCACCAAGCGGCCCAGCAGGGCCACACGGACGTGGTGACGCTGCTGCTGAAGCACGGCGCGTCCCCCAACGAGATCAGCACC AACGGCACCACTCCCCTGGCCATCGCGAAGAGGCTTGGCTACATTTCTGTCACGGACGTGCTGAAGATTGTCACAGAGGAAACCGACATCCCG tCAGTCGGCGACAAGCACCGCATGAGCTTCCCAGAGACCGTGGACGAGATTCTGGACGTGTCCGAGGATGAAG GCACTGCTCATGTCACAGTAATGG AGGAAGAGCTGATTGCACCAAAGCCCAAGACACCTGATCTCAGAGACCAGGAAGGCAAAAGAGAGATGCTGGAGTTCATGACAACGACACTGGAGCAAAC GGTGGAGTCTCCAGCTGTCCTGCAGGTCCCCTGCATCCCACCTGAAACTGTGGTGACCAGAGCTGAGGAGACTGAGCAGGTAGGACCTGTGGAGACAGAAGCTGAGCAAGTCAGCCTGCTGCATGCACCCTCGGTGTCCCCACAGGAG CCCTCCAAAGAGTTCGATGAGGACTCTCTgatccccagcagccctgccactgAGACCTCAGACAACATCAGCCCAGTGGCCAGCCCCGTGCACACAGG GTTCCTGGTGAGCTTCATGGTGGATGCTCGTGGTGGCTCCATGCGGGGCAGCCGGCACCACGGGCTGCGCGTGGTCATCCCGCCCCGCGCCTGCGCTGCGCCCACCCGCATCACCTGCCGCCTGGTGAAGCCCCAAAAGCTCCCTGCACCCCCACCCCTGGCTGAGGAGGAGGGTCTGGGCAGTCGGATCATCGCTCTGGGGCCTGCTGGTGCCCAGTTCCTcag CCCTGTCATCGTGGAGATCCCACACTTTGCCTCGTACGGGCGTGGGGACCGTGAGCTGGTAGTGCTGCGCAGCGAGAACGGCTCCGTGTGGAAGGAGCACCGCAACCGCTACGAGGAGAGCTACATGGACCAGCTGCTCAACGGCATGGATGAGG agctggagagccaggaggagctggataAGAAGAGGGTCTGCCGCATCATCACCACCGACTTCCCTCTCTACTTCGTGGTCATGTCCCGGATTTGCCAGGACTGCGACATGATTGGCCCTGAGGGAGGGTGTTTGAAAAGCACACTGGTGCCCATGGTACAAGCCACCTTCCCAGACACTGCTGTCACCAAAAGAGTGAGGCTGGCCCTGCAG gcacagcctgtgcctgaCGAGCTGGTGACCAAGCTGCTGGGGAACCAAGCGACCTTCAGCCCCATTGTCACAGTGGAGCCGCGACGGAGGAAGTTCCACCGCCCCATCGGCCTCCGGATCCCGCTGCCACCATCCTGGAAGGACAATCCCCGAGACAGTGGCGAGGGGGACACCACCAGCCTACGTCTGCTCTGCAGCGTGATCG gagggacagccCAAGCTCAGTGGGAAGACATAACAGGCACCACAAAGCTAGTCTATGAAAACGAGTGCGCTAATTTTACCACCAATGTGTCTGCCAG GTTCTGGCTGGCCGACTGCCCACGCACGGCTGAGGCTGTGCACTTTGCCACCATGCTGTACAAGGAGCTGACAGCCGTGCCCTACATGGCCAAATTCGTGGTGTTTGCCAAGATGAACGACGCGCGGGAAGGCCGGCTGCGCTGCTACTGCATGACTGACGACAAGGTGGACAAGACTTTAGAGCAGCATGAGAACTTCACCGAGGTGGCCCGCAGCAGGGACATTGAG GTGGTAGAGGGAATGCCTTTGCACGTGGAACTCTCAGGGAACCTGGTGCCTGTCAAGAAGGCTGCTCAGCCCCGCACCTTCCTCTTCCAGTCCTTCCGGGAGAATCGTCTTGTCATTCCCATCAAG GTGCGGGACAGCAGCCGGGAAGCCAGTGGCTCCCTGTCCTTCTTGCGCAAGGCCATGAAATACGAGGACCTCCAGCACGTGCTCTGCCACCTGAACATCAGCATACCACCCTGCACCAAG ggaagtGGCAGTGATGAGCGAAGGAGGACACTGACACCGCTGTCTCTGCGGGAGCGATACAGCATTCTAAGTGAGACCAGTTTTG gctctctgagcagcacagacaaGGCAGACCAGAAGATGGTGGACATAGCAGAACAGCTGGGCCTCAGCTGGGCGG agctggcacGTGAGCTGCAGTTTGGGGTGGATGACATCAACAGGATACGTGTGGAGAACCCCAACTCCCTTCTGGAGCAGAGCATAGCCTTACTCAACCTCTGGGCCAGCCGTGAGGGCAAGAATGTCAAGA TTGAGAACCTGTACACGGCGCTGAGGAACATCGACCGCAGCGAGATTGTCAACATGCTGGAGGGCTCCGGCCGGCAGAGCCGCAGCCTGAAGGGAAGCTGGCGCTACACGGACAGAGACTACTCCCTCTCACCATCCCAGATGAATG TGCTGCCAG GTTACGCTTCACTGCAGGAcgagctgctgtcccctgcctccctgcatTACACACTGCCATCCCCGCTGCGTGCCGACCAGTACTGGAATGAGGTGGCCATCATGGATGCTATCCCCATGGCTGCCACTGAGCAGGATGCCCTGATGGAGATGTCCGACATGCAGGTGTGGTCCTCGGGGCTCACCCCCTCGCTGGTGACTGCTGAGGACTCCTCTCTGGAGTGCAGCAAGGCTGAGGACTCGGATGCCACGAGCGAAGGCCGGTTCCCAGGGCAACTTCTAGCAGATGCTCATGGCCCAGACCACATGGGCTCTATGGACCTGGTTGAGGATGACACAGTGGACTCAGATGCCATGAATGGCCTGATT CCGGGCTGCGGGGGCAGGatgtgggctgtgctggcccagctgctgatcgctctggtgctgctggcctTCTTCCTGGTCAGCTGCCAGAACGTCATGCACATCGTCAGGGGCTCTGTGCGCTTCCTGCTCAAACACGCCCACCGTGAGCTGGACAAGGAACTCGGGGAGAGCCAGGGGCTGGCGGATGACGAGGAGGCTCTCTCGGCCAGAGTCGTCCGCCGGCGGGTCCTGCTGAAG gGGAACGAAGCCCTTCATCTCCCTGGAGAGCAGGTGACTGAGGAGCAGTTCACAGATGATCAAGGCAATATCATCACCAAGAAG ATTATCCGGAAGGTGGTGCGTCAGCTGGGCCCTGGTGACATGGGTGAcaggcaggaacaggaggaGCTGATCCTGGAGGGCTCCCTACAGGAGCCCCAAGACCTGGAGGCCGAGGACGATCACTTCATGAAATACTCCATCTTGCACCGGGATGGTCTGGGCGCCAAG GAGGAGGTGCGAGTGCGTGTCCCGAAACCAGAGGTCTCTGGGGGCAGGATGGGGGCTCAGATAGTGAAACGAGCCAGCCTGAAAAGGGGCAAGCAGTGA